ACAGGGTGTTGAATCCAAATAACCATTTGTGCCATCATCTCAGTATCACTATTACACAACTCCTCATCTGATCAACCGAATCCATCTATCACAATGTTTACATTCTGGCGCGTCATcattttctttcttctcgtTGGGACCGCCTTTGGCCTTCCACCCTTCTATGCACCCGTGCTGCGGATCATCCCGAGGAAGCAGAGGCCTCATGCAAACACCGCCGGCTCGCAGAACGAAAAGTTCCACAACTGCAATCTGTACAAGTACGAGGTCGCCCATGGGGCGAATCCAGGTCGCGACAAAGGGCTGAAGGAGGACTGCTGCAAAGCAGCTGGTTTCACGCCGCCTAGAGGCTCGAAGATCCGCTGCGTCTAGCAAGCTAGATCTACACTGGACATGCATTACTACGGCAAAGTCAAAGACAAAGTCTTCTAAGTTGATTCTGAGTAGCTCAAGGTAGAGATTGGAAAATGCTTAGGGCTAGTAAAGAGGCTGGACAATAGGGTTTGGTTTGTTGAGTCTAGAACGGTTACGGTCTCGCAAACCATGAAATTGCTGCGCTTCTTGTTGCCACAGAAACTAGAAATTGTTTTCAGTGCTGGACACAGCTGAGCTCGCAAATATGTGTTGTGGCGTGACTAGCATCAAGTCTGATCTTCGGACTTGATGATCACAACATGCATACCTTATGTAGGTCTGAAGGTATTTAAAGGGCGCCCTTTGCACTTCTGGACTCCCCCAAGAGCTGACATGCTCTT
The genomic region above belongs to Colletotrichum higginsianum IMI 349063 chromosome 2, whole genome shotgun sequence and contains:
- a CDS encoding Flavin-binding monooxygenase-like family protein; this translates as MFTFWRVIIFFLLVGTAFGLPPFYAPVLRIIPRKQRPHANTAGSQNEKFHNCNLYKYEVAHGANPGRDKGLKEDCCKAAGFTPPRGSKIRCV